From one Salvelinus sp. IW2-2015 linkage group LG11, ASM291031v2, whole genome shotgun sequence genomic stretch:
- the LOC111969784 gene encoding calglandulin isoform X2, which produces MENALLQEQITEYKGVFEMFDEEGNGTVKTQELERLMSLMVINPTKRELLQMAKDVDKDGKGTFNRESFLGLMALVHESARGQHAMLRAAFKVFEKEAEGYIEWNTLKYVLMNVGAPLNELKAEQIMEADKDGDGSFDYEECVTMMTGGSFKMC; this is translated from the exons ATGGAAAATGCTCTATTACAAGAACAGATCACTGAGTATAAAGGTGTttttgagatgtttgatgaggaAGGAAATGGAACAGTGAAGACACAGGAGCTGGAGCGACTGATGAGTTTAATGGTAATCAATCCCACCAAGAGAGAGCTCCTTCAGATGGCCAAAGATGTGGACAAAGATG GCAAAGGTACTTTTAACCGTGAGAGCTTCCTGGGTTTGATGGCATTGGTTCATGAAAGCGCGAGGGGCCAACATGCTATGCTACGAGCTGCTTTCAAGGTGTTTGAGAAAGAGGCCGAGGGATATATTGAGTGGAATACCCTGAA GTATGTGTTGATGAATGTAGGAGCACCACTGAATGAGTTGAAGGCAGAGCAAATAATGGAGGCAGATAAAGATGGGGATGGAAGCTTCGATTATGAAG AATGTGTGACCATGATGACTGGAGGCTCCTTCAAGATGTGCTAA